Genomic window (Enterobacteriaceae bacterium 4M9):
GGTTTTTCAATTTTCTCCAGTTCAGCGTTCAGCGATTCGCGGTCAAACAACTGCCCGGTGTCCGGGTCACGGTATTCCTGATCCTGAATCCAGAAATCGGCATAGGTCACATAGCGGTCAAAGATGTTCTGACCGTACTCTGAGTACGATTCCAGATAGGCCGTCTGAATCTCTTTACCGATAAACTCGGCATATTTCGGAATAAGGTAGCCTTTCAGGTGCTCAAGGTAGCGTTCTGCCTGTTCCTGCGGGAACTGTTCGCGTTCAATCTGCTGCTCCAGTACGAAGAACAGATGCACCGGGTTAGCCGCCACCTCCACATGGTCAAAGTTGAACACGCGGGAGAGAATTTTGAACGCAAAGCGTGTAGAGAGCCCGTTCATGCCTTCGTCCACGCCCGCGTAGTCGCGGTATTCCTGGTACGATTTGGCCTTTGGATCGGTGTCTTTTAAGGTCTCGCCGTCATACACCCGCATTTTGGAGTACATGCTGGAGTTTTCCGGCTCTTTAAGACGCGAGAGAATCGAAAAGCGCGCCAGCGTTTCCAGGGTGCCAGGCGCACAGGGCGCGTGCGTCAGCTCACTGTGGTTAAGCAGTTTCTCGTAGATTTTGATCTCTTCGGAAATCCGCAGGCAGTAAGGCACCTTGACGATATAAACACGGTCCAGGAACGCCTCGTTGTTTTTGTTGTTACGGAACTGTACCCATTCCGATTCGTTGGAGTGGGCAAGGATGATGCCGTTAAACGGCAGGGCAGAAATGCCCTCGGTGCCGTTGTAGTTGCCTTCCTGGGTTGCCGTCAGCAGCGGATGCAGCACCTTGATTGGCGCTTTAAACATCTCGACGAACTCCATAATCCCCTGGTTGGCGCGGCACAGCGCACCGGAGTAGCCGTAGGCGTCCGGGTCGTTCTGGGCGTGGTTTTCCAGCTTACGGATATCCACTTTACCGACCAGCGCCGAGATATCCTGGTTGTTCTCATCACCCGGTTCGGTTTTGGCAATCGCTATCTGCTCCAGAATGGACGGCCAGACTTTAACCACGCGGAATTTAGTAATGTCACCGCCAAACTCATGCAGGCGCTTAGCCGCCCACGGCGACATAATGGTGCCAAGGTAGCGAGTCGGGATGTTGTATTCCTTCTCCAGAATCTGCGCGTCTTCCTGCGGGTTAAACAGACACAGCGGGTGGTCGTTAACCGGGCTGCGCTCACCGTTGGCGCTCAGTACGTAAATGGGTACTCGTTGCATCAGTGCTTTAAGGCGCTCGGCCAGCGAGGATTTACCGCCGCCCACTGGTCCCAGTAGATACAGAATCTGTTTTTTCTCCTCCAGCCCCTGAGCCGCGTGCTTGAGATAGGACACAATCTGCTCAATGGCCTCTTCCATTCCATAAAACTCTTCAAAGGCCGGATAACGTGCAACAACCCGGTTTGAAAAGAGACGGGACAGCCGCGGGTCCAGAGCCGTATCGATCATGACAGGCTCACCGATAGCCGTCAGTAGCCGCTCTGCCGCGTTGGCATAGGCACTGCGATCTTGCCGGCAGACGGTAAGAAATTCCTGCAGTGTGAACTCTTCGTCCTTGGCAGCTTCATAGCGCTGGCGATAGTGATCGAATATATTCATGGCATGCCGTCCTTCATTTTTTAGCACAGGTGATAAGAGCCGTTCATATGAATAGTGGAGGCTCCCGGAAGACGTCTTCTGAGAGGACAGCCCACGTGCAGACTGGCCGCCTTCAGCATTTAGCACCTTCTAGACTTAAGCGTAGATGTATTTATAAAACTTGCATCTGGCCCTGAATAAATTTCAATGACATATCAATAACTCATATAGCGATATGTTCTGTAGCCGCCTGCGGGGGAAACAGAATTCACCGTGTTGTCACATAATCATTGTCATTGTGTAAATATAAGCAGCGATGCTGTAAGGTTTTCGTGGGTTTAAAAAGAAGTAAATGTGCCAGGATGAGAGAGCCGAGTGCTACACTGCGCTCGCTGATTATTAGATTAAAGGATTGAGCATATTGTGACCAAATTCAAAATTTTCGCACTGGCTGCTCTGACTGCAGGCGCCATGAATTCGGCTTATGCAGAGGGCCAATGGTCGCTGGGAGCAGCGGCATTAGTCCAGAGTTTCCCTTATAAAGGCGTTGATACCAAAGTGTATCCCGCACCTATTATTGGTTATGAAGGTGAGCGTTTTTATTTCCGCGGTTTTAACGCGGGCTATTACTTGTGGAATGACAAGACTGACAAACTGTCGGTGACGGCATGGTACAACCCGCTGCATTTTCGCCCGAAAGACAGCGACGATCGCGCGCTGCGCCAGCTTGACCGCCGTAAATCGACCATGATGGCGGGGCTGTCTTACGCCCACTATACCCAGTACGGCTTCTTGCGTACCGTGCTGGGTGGTGATGTGCTGGGTGAGAGCAACGGTATCACCTGGGACCTGGCCTGGCTTTATCGCTACACCAACGGTGGGCTGACTATCGTGCCGGGTATCGGTGCGACCTGGAACAGCGAAAACCAGAACGACTACTATTATGGCGTGAGCCGCAGCGAGTCTGCGCGTACCGGCGTTAACCGTTACAACGCCGACAGCGACTGGAATCCTTACCTTGAGCTGACGGTAAACTACGCGCTCAACGACAGCTGGAGCGTCTACGGTATGGGCCGCTACATTCACCTGGGCAGCGAAATCAAAGACAGCCCGATGGTGGACGCGTCGTGGAGCGGTATTGTGCTGACCGGCGTGACCTACAGTTTCTGATAACTGCACGGCACAACAAACGGGGCGTTTATCGCCCCGTTTGCTTTATGGTCTCAGGAGAAAACGATGGCAGACAGAACGGTGGTTTTTCCAGGCAACGCCACGGTACCGGCAATCGGCCAGGGTAGCTGGTATATGGGGGAGAGCGCATAACAACGCGCTGCAGAAGTGCGGGCATTACAGGCGGGCATCGCGTGTGGGTTGACGTTGATTGATACCGCTGAGATGTACGCCGACGGCGCTGCGGAGAGCGTGGTAGGAGAGGCCATTCGCGGGCGACGCGAGCAGGTATATCTGGTCTCCAAAGTCTATCCCTGGAACGCGGGTGGCAGTCGCGGCATTGCCGCTTGTGAGGCCAGCCTGCGCCGGTTGGGTACCGATTATCTGGATTTATACCTGTTGCACTGGCCTGGTGATATCCCGCTGGCAGATACGGTAGATCTTATGAATACGCTGATAGCGCAGGGCAAAATTCGCCGCTGGGGCGTGTCGAACTTTGACAAACAGGCCATGCAGGCGCTGTGGCAGGTTGATGGCGGGCGCGAATGCGCGACCAACCAGGTGCTCTATCATCTCGCCTCGCGCGGCATTGAGCACGACCTGCTGGGGTGGTGTGAACAGCAAAATATGCCGGTGATGGCGTACTGCCCGCTGGCGCAGGGCGGCAGATTG
Coding sequences:
- a CDS encoding PrkA family serine protein kinase, which gives rise to MNIFDHYRQRYEAAKDEEFTLQEFLTVCRQDRSAYANAAERLLTAIGEPVMIDTALDPRLSRLFSNRVVARYPAFEEFYGMEEAIEQIVSYLKHAAQGLEEKKQILYLLGPVGGGKSSLAERLKALMQRVPIYVLSANGERSPVNDHPLCLFNPQEDAQILEKEYNIPTRYLGTIMSPWAAKRLHEFGGDITKFRVVKVWPSILEQIAIAKTEPGDENNQDISALVGKVDIRKLENHAQNDPDAYGYSGALCRANQGIMEFVEMFKAPIKVLHPLLTATQEGNYNGTEGISALPFNGIILAHSNESEWVQFRNNKNNEAFLDRVYIVKVPYCLRISEEIKIYEKLLNHSELTHAPCAPGTLETLARFSILSRLKEPENSSMYSKMRVYDGETLKDTDPKAKSYQEYRDYAGVDEGMNGLSTRFAFKILSRVFNFDHVEVAANPVHLFFVLEQQIEREQFPQEQAERYLEHLKGYLIPKYAEFIGKEIQTAYLESYSEYGQNIFDRYVTYADFWIQDQEYRDPDTGQLFDRESLNAELEKIEKPAGISNPKDFRNEIVNFVLRARAQNNGRNPNWTSYEKLRTVIEKKMFSNTEELLPVISFNAKTSTDEQKKHDDFVDRMMEKGYTRKQVRLLCEWYLRVRKSS
- a CDS encoding MipA/OmpV family protein, which gives rise to MTKFKIFALAALTAGAMNSAYAEGQWSLGAAALVQSFPYKGVDTKVYPAPIIGYEGERFYFRGFNAGYYLWNDKTDKLSVTAWYNPLHFRPKDSDDRALRQLDRRKSTMMAGLSYAHYTQYGFLRTVLGGDVLGESNGITWDLAWLYRYTNGGLTIVPGIGATWNSENQNDYYYGVSRSESARTGVNRYNADSDWNPYLELTVNYALNDSWSVYGMGRYIHLGSEIKDSPMVDASWSGIVLTGVTYSF